One Mesorhizobium loti genomic window carries:
- a CDS encoding Adhesin, whose protein sequence is MPTRYATIITDDDGAEIVSAIGAFEGAAPQPRLGRVELVAPGVLIGMVRDAAGGFGFPQAGIGGQAIGLVLARLKAQASVAKRAGAAKPAAAAKPKRAKRAKKKIRSRKPAGSMPKAGRAASEVAAETMDQVDG, encoded by the coding sequence ATGCCCACACGCTACGCCACAATCATCACCGACGATGACGGCGCCGAAATCGTCAGCGCCATTGGCGCGTTCGAGGGGGCAGCGCCGCAGCCGCGTCTGGGCCGGGTCGAGTTGGTCGCGCCCGGCGTGCTGATCGGCATGGTGCGGGACGCGGCCGGTGGCTTTGGTTTTCCGCAAGCCGGCATCGGCGGCCAGGCCATCGGTCTCGTCTTGGCGCGGCTCAAGGCGCAGGCCAGCGTGGCAAAACGCGCTGGTGCCGCGAAACCTGCCGCGGCGGCAAAGCCGAAGCGCGCCAAGCGGGCGAAGAAAAAAATCCGATCGAGGAAGCCGGCCGGATCGATGCCGAAGGCGGGCAGGGCGGCCAGCGAAGTCGCTGCAGAGACGATGGACCAGGTCGATGGCTGA
- a CDS encoding PEBP family protein codes for MRLVPAFGFAVAMTTAASADMAMNFEWGPTVKCFDPKSPPITLSGVPAGTKTLAFKMVDTDAPDFKHGGGTVVFGGQKTLPYGAFSYRGPCPPRPHMYEISVKALDGSGKTIATAKARRRFP; via the coding sequence TTGCGTCTTGTACCAGCCTTTGGTTTTGCCGTGGCGATGACGACGGCCGCGTCCGCCGACATGGCGATGAACTTCGAATGGGGTCCGACGGTCAAGTGTTTTGATCCGAAGTCGCCGCCGATCACGCTTTCCGGCGTTCCCGCCGGGACGAAGACGCTGGCGTTCAAGATGGTCGATACGGACGCGCCCGACTTCAAGCATGGCGGCGGCACCGTGGTCTTCGGCGGCCAGAAAACCTTGCCCTATGGAGCGTTCAGCTATCGCGGACCCTGTCCACCCAGGCCGCATATGTACGAGATATCGGTGAAGGCGCTCGATGGCAGCGGCAAAACCATCGCGACGGCAAAAGCGCGAAGACGCTTTCCGTAA